A stretch of DNA from Posidoniimonas polymericola:
GGTTGTCAGCGGCTTGCCAACAACCTGCTTGTAGGCGTCGGCGATCTTGGTGAGGCGTGCGCGCTCTACCACGCCGACTGCCTCATCGGCGTTGTACTCCTCCGACTCGGGGTCCGGCTGTGGCTGGCAGAGCTTGTCAAAATCGGCGTTCCAGAGCTGACCGAACACTCCTAGCCGCGACGCTGGATCGATCCGTGGATCGGCGCCTGGCTCCCCCGACGAGACCGCCGTAAGCGGCGCGATCTCGGCGTACGCCTGCAACCCAAACAGAACGCAGGGAACCAACACCGCCAGCAGGATCACCGCGGTCGTGCAAAAGGCCGGCAACGCCTTCTTGCCGGGCAGCTTGTGCACAAACCACTTGAACAGCGGCTCGAACACCACCACCAGCACGGCCGCCAGGAACAGCGGCACCACAAACAACGCCATCACCTGGAAAAACAACACCGCGGTCAGCACCAGCACGCCTACCAACGCGATCAGCGAGACAACGCGGGGGATCGCTCGCGGGGCGGCGGTCTCTTTGGCAGGCTTAGATGGGTTTGTCATACGCGGGGCGTTCCTGGTCGGCGTTCTCGTCAGCCCGAGAGGCGGGTAAGCTTATGGGATACTTTGCCACGCGTCGCGTGGATTGCAAAGTGCAGGCCGACCAAGCCCCCCTCGAACGACCTCCCCAGGAACCCAATGGCCGCCGGCCCTTCGCCCCACCCCGTGGACAACCGTCCCGCTGCCCCGCACCAGCCGCCGATCCGCTGGGTCAAGCGCGGGATCGAGGCGACCGTGCTGGCGGTAGTGCTCCTGGCCTTCGGGCAAACCCTGAGCGACGCCGCCCGCGGCCTCTCTGCTTCGCCGCTGCGGCCGAGCCTCCCGGTGGCGGTCCTGTCGGCGCTGGTCTACGCCGCGTCGATGCTGCCGATCAGCCTGTACTGGCGGCGGGTGCTCGCCGCCTGGGGCCAGCCGGCGGCGCCCGGACCGGTGCTCCGCGCGTACTACATGGGCAACCTCGGCAAGTATGTTCCCGGCAAGGCGATGGTGGTCGTGCTGCGGACCCGAGCGGTGCGGGCGCTCGGCGGGCAAACAGCCCCGATCGCCGCGAGCGTGTTCGTCGAGACCCTTACCCTGATGGCGGTAGGGGGCGTGCTGGCGGGGCTGTTGCTGCTTGTCCCCGGCCTCGCCATGGAGCAGCCCTGGTGGACCAAGCTCCTGGCGTTTGGGCTCGCCGTCGGCTCGGCGGGGCCGATCTGCCCGCCGGTCATGAACCGGTTGATCGCGTTCATCCAGCGGCGCCGCAACCCGGACCAGGCCGAACCGCCGCGGCTCACCTGGCGGCTGTTCAGCGTCGGCTGGCTCGCCGCGGCGGCCAGCTGGGTTGGCATGGCGCTGAGCCTGTGGTTGGCGGTGCGGTCCGTTGTCGACACGTTCCCTCCCTCGGGGGTTAACCTGCTCGCCTGCCTGCTCGCGGTGACGCTGCCGGTCGTGGCGGGTTTCCTCTCGCTGATCCCCGGCGGGCTGTTGGTGCGCGACGGACTGATGGTCGCCCTGCTTGCCCCAGCCGCAGGACCCGAACCGGCGCTCGCCGCAACCGTGCTGGTCCGCCTGGCCTGGATTGGCTCCGAAGCCCTGGTTTGTGGTATCCTAGCAGCAGCGGGAGTCGCACGTCGCAGCCAGTAGAGCCGCGTCCCAGTCCCCGCGTGCCCGCCGTGGTGGCCGTTCATGCCTGCCGCAAACTCCCCATCCCAACCGACCAGGTGGTTGTATGACTAGCGTCAGCATTGTTGTGCCGGTCTACAACGAAGCGGAGAGCCTCCGCGAGCTGCTCCGTCAGATCAGCGAGGTCGCCGCCGCACGCGATTACGTGGTCCAGGTAGTGTTCGCCGACGACGGCTCGACCGACGGCTCGTGGGAGGTCATCGATGAACTGGCGGAGCAGGACAGCCGCGTCCTGGGCGTGAGGCTGCGGCGGAACTTCGGCAAAGCGGCCGCGCTGAGCGCCGGCTTCGAGGCCGCCGTGCACCCGTTTGTCGTCACGATGGACGGCGACTTGCAGGACGACCCGGCCGAGATCCCGCGGCTGCTCAAGCAGATTGACCGCGACCAGGGCGGCGCGTACGACGTCGTGAGCGGCTGGAAACAGGTCCGCCACGACCCGCTGCACAAGACCGCGCCCTCCAAAGTGTTCAACTGGCTGGTCAGCAAGTCGACCGGCGTCAAGCTCAACGACCACAACTGCGGCCTCAAGGCGTACCGCCGCGAGGTGCTCAACGAGGTCTGCCTGTACGGCGAGCTGCACCGGTTTGTCCCCGTGCTGGCCGCCGCCCGCGGCTTCAAGGTGACCGAGAGTGTCGTAAACCACCGCGAGCGGAAGCACGGCGCGTCGAAGTACGGCGCGTCGCGGCTGGTGAAGGGTCTGCTCGACATCCTCACCGTGCACTTCATCACCGGCTACGCGCAGCGGCCGCAGCACATGCTGGGTGGGTTCGGGCTCGGCTCGTTCCTGCTGGGCCTGCTCGGCCTCGTCTACCTGGCCTGCCGCTGGGTGCTGAGCCGCGTGATCGCCGGCTGGGAGCCGATTGCGCTGCACGAGAGCCCGGCGATGTACTACAGCCTCGGCTTCTTGATGATCGGCACCCAGTTCCTAGCGATCGGCCTGCTGGGTGAGATGATCACCGCCCGGCTGAGCCGCAGCGAGGACCACTACTCGATCGCCGAGTTCACCGACCCCAAGAAGAGCGAACCCCAGAAGTCCGACGCCAACGCCCCCACACCCGGCAACGCGTGATGCAAGAGACCCCAGGCGGCTCCCCAAACTCCCCCCTCCTCGCCGACGCGCGGCTGCGTTGGTCGCTCTACACGCTGCTGATCGCGGTTGCGATCGGACAGTGGTCCGGCCGCATCCTGGCGGTCAACTCGGTCGACAACGCGCGGCTCGAGTCGTACCGCATCAGCCAGCGGCTGAACGACTTCCGACAGGACCTCGCCGACCGCGGCCTCTCCGCAGCCGAGATCGAAGAGACCTCCGCCCGCAAACGGGTCGAGCTCGAAGAGAAGCTCGCGCTGCAGCGGCCGTTCCTCAGCAGCAACGACCGCAGCCGCTGGGTGGCGATGCGGGCGTTGGTCGAGGGGGGCACATTCGCTATCGACGACTACGTCAGTCAGCCGGGCTGGGACACCATCGACAAGGTGCGGCATAAGGACCAGAGCGGCGAGCTGCACTACTACAGCAGCAAGCCGCCGCTGCTGTACATCATGCTGGCCGGCGAGTACTGGCTGATCAACAAGGCGACCGGCTGGACCCTGGGCGACGAGCCGTACGCTGTGGGGCGGCTGATGCTGCTGACCTTTAGCGTGGCGCCGTTCGCGCTGATGCTGACGCTGGTCGCGGCGCTGGCCGAGCGATTCTGCGAGTCGCTCTGGGCGCGGCTATACGTCGTGGCGTGCGCGTCGTTCGGCACGATGCTCACGGCCTTCGCGGTGGTGCTCAACAACCACCTGTTCGCGGCCGTATCGGCCGCGCTGGCCGCCTACGCCTGGGTGCGGGTCCGCGAGTCGTCGGCGCCGCAGCTCCGCTGGTTCATCCTGGCCGGCCTGGCCGCGGCGTTCACGGCGGCCAACGAGCTGCCGGCGCTGGCGATGCTGGTCGGCATCGGGCTGTCGCTGCTGGTACGCTGGCCGCGTGCGACGCTGGTCGCCTACGCGCCGGCGGCGCTGCTGGTCATGGTCGCCTTCTTCGCCACCACCTACTACGCCCACGGCTCTCTCAAACCGCCCTACATGCACCGCGACGAGGAGAATGTCGAAGACAACTGGTACCGCTACCCCAACAGCCACTGGAACGATCCCCAGGGGATGGACGCCGGCGAGCAGTGCAAGGGCGTCTACACGCTGCACGCCCTGGTCGGGCACCACGGGCTGTTCTCGATGACGCCGATCTGGCTGCTGGCGGCGGCGGGCGCCGGGGCGTGGCTGATCACTGGCAGCGGCCTGCGGCGGGAGCTGGCGTTTGGCGTCACCGGCCTGACGGTTGTCGTGCTGGTGTTCTACCTCGGCCTGCGCCCACAAGTAGACCGCAACTACGGCGGGATGACCAACGGCCTGCGGTGGATGTTCTGGTTCTCGCCGCTGTGGCTGGCGGTGATGAGCCCCGCGGCAGACTGGGCGTCGCGGACGGCGGTCCGGCGGGCTGGGGCGATGGTGCTGCTGGCCTTCTCCGCCCTCTCGGCGGCGTACCCGACCTGGAACCCGTGGACGCAGCCGTGGATCTACAACTGGATGCAGTGGTGCGGGTTCGAGCTGCTGGGCTAGGCGGGTCTCCGCCCGACAACGATTAGTTCGACGCGCCCGCGCCGGCCGACTGGACCAGCAGCAGGGAGTCGATCTCGTCGTCGCTCAGCGGAGCGAAACCTGCCGGCGAATCGCTCTCGGGCTTGGGGTTCCCAAGCATCTCGAGCATCCGCCGCTCTAGTTCGTCTGTGGACTGAGTGTCGCTCATATCGCGGCTTGCATCGCTTGCGGTAGAAGAATTCCCCCCCTGGACGGACGCGTCCCCAACAGCGTTGAGGGCGGTCCGATTACGAAAGCATACGGCCCCCCGGGGATAGGGGCCGCGTGCATGGGGTCAAATGCGTGTTTTATGCGCGCGGGCCCCCATGACAGGCGGCACGACCGGCACGACTGGCCGTCGAGGCAATTGCCAGCCTAGGCGGGCCGTTGCTACCGCCGCACCACGGCGTAGACGTCGAGCTCGTCGGCGGTCTCGCCGATTTCGACCGCCTCCGCGGCGGCGTCCTCTGGGTCGTCCCAGCGGTACTCGATCTCCTCGAGGTCGACCCGCGGCGTTGAGAGGGGAGCCTCGCGCTCGATAACCGACTCGACCACAACCTCACTGCGTGGGGCGAGCTCCTCGTAGACCGCGTCGAGTTCCTCGAACTCTTCGACCCGCTCGACCGGCGTCAGGTCGAGGTAGTGGGCCTCGATCGGCTCGGGCTCGGGCGACTCGACGACCTCCTCGACCACTTCTTCAAGGATCTTCTCGACGATCTCCTCAGCGACCACTTCATCGACAACCGGCTCCTCGGCCTCGGGCACCTCTTCTACGACCAACTCGTCGTAGCGGCTCGGCAACCGACGGACATCGGCGTTCAGGCTCTTGAAGATCTCCCACACGTGCTCGTGGCAGGTGAACACGAACAGCTGGTGCCCCGCCTTGGCGAAGTCGATCATCACCTTGGCGGCGGTGCGGGAGCGTCCCGCGTCGAAGTTCACCAGGATGTCGTCTAGCACCATCGGCAGCTGGATGCCCTGTCGGGCGTACATCGCCACCAGCGCCAGCCGGACGCTGAGGAACAGCTGCTCGCGGGTGCCGCGGCTGAGGGCCTCGACGCCGATCGACTGCCCGTCGGCGTTGTCGACCAGCAGGATATCGTTGGCCAGCGGCGTCCACACGCGGGTGTAGCGGCCACTGGTCAGCTGGTTCATGTAACGCGAGGCCTCGACCAGGGTCTCCGGCTGGCGGTTGGCCTCGTAATCGCTGCGGATCAGCTCGAGCATCTGGCCAATGACCGCCCGCTCGCGCCACCGCTCGCCGGCCTGGGCGAGCTGGGCCTCGACCTCGCCGAGCTCCATCCGCCTGTCGGCAATCGTGACGTCCTCGCCGAGCAGCTTCTGCTGCTCCGCCAGTGCGCCCTCTTGGGTCTGCAGGTCGCGGAGCTCGGCCTCGATCGTCTCGTGCTGTTCGGTGAGGGACTGCCACTCGCTCTCGAGCTGGCCGATCTTCTCGGGCGCCAGCATCGGGGCAAAGTCGTCCTCGACGCCCAATCGGCCGATTGCGGCGGAGATCTCGCCGGTGACACGCTGGCGGCGGTCGCGCAGCTCGGCCGCTTCGGCCAGCTTGTCGGCCAGCCGGCGGTAGGCGTCCTCGTCCTCGCAGCGAGCGGTGCGGAACAGCGAATCACGGCGCCCCTCGAGGCTCTCGATCTCCGCGACGCGGCGTTGCTGCTTCTCCCTGAGCGACTTGCCCCGCTCCATCAGCTTCTTGCGGTGGTCGATGCGAGACTGCTGCAGGCGGCGTTCGCTCAGCAGGGCCTCGAGCTGCTCGAGCGGCGTCGCGTCCTCCACCACTAGGTCGGCCTCTTCGGCCAGCGAGGTGATCCGCTGCGTGACCCGCTCGTACTCACGGGCCCGGCGGTCAACCTCATCCTGGCGGTTCTCGGCCTTGAGCTGCCACTCGGCGAGCTGCTCGTACTGGTGCGCCATCGCGACCAGGTCCTTCGGCGAGATTGAGTCGGGCAGGCCGAGGCTCGCCAGTGCGGCCGACCAGCGGGCCAGCGCGTCTGCCAGCCGGTGCTTGGCGGCGTCGTGCTCGGCCTCGGCGGCGGCGACCTCCTCGTTGGCCTGGCGGCGCTGGGTCTCGATCGGCAGGGTCCGTTCGAGCTCGGCCAGGTGCCGCTCGGCGTGCTGCAGCTGCAGGCTGGCAGAGCCGTCGGCGATCTTCAGCTCGGCGCCAACCGCCTTGAGGTCCTGCTCGGCCTCCTTGATCTGTTTGGCCGCGACCTCCATCTGCCGCTCACAGCCGTCGAGCTCCTCGGCGGCGTTGTCTTCGCGGTAGTATTTGTAGAGCCACACGCTCACCGCCAGCACGAAGCCCAGGAAGGCAAAGAAGCCGCCGCCCAGCTCCTTGAACGCGGTGTCCGCGTGGGTGAGCCACCACCAGCTTATGATCACGCCGACCATGAACAGGCCGCCCATGAAGAAGAAGCCCTCCAGCGGGATCACCTGGCGGTCTTCCAGCTCGAAGCTCTGCTCCTCGAGTTCGCGGGCGTGGCGTTCGGCCAGCTCGAGCTTGTTCTCGGCCTGCTGGCGGCGGCGGAGCCGGGCGACCAGCTCGCCCGCCTCGTTGATGTCGGACGGCAGGCCCATCTTGCCGCCGGCCGCGACGGCGGTCTCGATCTTGGCCTGGTAGTTGCGCTCGCTGCTGCGGCGGCGGTCGAGGCTCTCGCGGGCCTCGGCCAGGTTCTTCTCGGCCTCGGCGATCGCGCGGCCCTGCGGCTCCAGCTCGTCGACCGTCTCGCGGGTTAGCACCGGCGCCTCTTCCGGGTCGTGCGACCACAGGGCGGCCAGGCGTGCGTTCTCGCTGTGGATGCGGGCGGTGAGCTGATTGAGCTCGGCGTCGCCGTGGTCGGCCTCGCGTTCGAGGGCCTCGATCCACTCGCCCTGTTCGCTCAGCGCGTCCAGCCGGCAGCAGCTCCGCATCAGCACCTCGTTGACACCCAGCTCGTCGGCCTCTTGGCGGATCTGGCGACGCTGGCCACGGAGGATGTCGCGCTGGCGGGCGTGTTCCTCGATCTCGCCGTTGAGCGCGTCGAGCTCTTCGATCGCGTTGTCACCCAGCACGTGCAGGTCGGCGTAGCCGAGCAGACGCTCGTCGATGCGGGCCCGCTCGGACCATTGCGGCTTGAGGTTGATGGCGATCTCAACGCGGCGGGCGGCGCGTTCGGCCTCCTTCAGGCGGCTCCGCGCGTCGCCGACCCGGGCGCCGATCTCGTCGATCTCCACGGCGATCTTCGACCACCGCCGGCCCTGGGCGGAGAGGTCGCTGATCGACTTCATCAGCTCGTCGCGGCGGCCGATCAGGTCGCCTATCACGGAGGTCGCCTCGGGCGACTCGAGCAATTGTTTGCGAGAAGACCGCAGCCCCTGGATCACGTCGTACAGCGAAACCCGGTCCAGCCCCGAGGTAAGCCGGTAGATCGCCTTGGCGACCTCGTCGCCGCTGAGGGCGCCGATGGTCTGGATCTCGTCTAGTCCAACGGAGAAAACGTTGGTGTAGGTCGGCTCGTCGACGCCGTCGAGCGCCTCGCGGAGCAGGCGGTCGCCCTCGGTCTCGCCGTCGGGCCTGAACACGGTGACGCGGCCGCGGTCGTCCTTGTCGCGTTCGGCGTAGCGGGTCGCCTCGAAGACGCCGGCGTCGCTGGTGAAGCCCATCCGGCCGCCCGGCTTGCCGCCCTCGCGGGGCGGCAGGTACCGCTCGCGGCGTTCTGCCGAGACGCCGTACAGCATGGTCCGCATGAACTGCATCAGCGTGGTCTTGCCGGCCTCGTTGGGGCCGTAGAACACGGTGATCTCCGGCGACAGCTTCTTGAGCCGCAGGTCGTGCCAGACGCCGAAGCCGTCTACGTGCAGGTCGGTGATTCGCATGGAAGGGTCGGGGGTCAGGGTGAGGGAGGGCGGCCGGGCCGCGCCCCTGGCTTCCTATTCGGTTAACAACGCCACGCCAAGCTTCTCCGCGCGGTCAAGCAATTCCTGCTTGTCCTGCGGGCGGATGGTCGCCAGCTTGGCGAGCGTCGCGTCGGGGAGTGGTTTGGGCAGCATGTCCCGCATGTCGAGCACGAAGGCCTCGCTGTTGCGGAGCAGATTAAACTGCCGCAGCAGGTCGCCGAGGATGGTCTCTTGGTCCATCCACTCGTGCGGGGCGACAAACCGGTCCTGGCAGATAACTTCGTAGCTCCAGCAGGCGGGCTGCTGGCGGCCATCGAACTTCTGCAGGTCGTCGAGCAGCTCTTGGCAGAGCCCGTCCGCCCGCAGCTTGGCGAGCAGTGGCCCGGCGCCCCGGAGCTTCCACGACACAAGATGATCAATGTCCTGGGTCGACTTGCGGAGCTTCTCCAGCCGCTCGCGCATCCGGCCGCGGAGCTGTTCGGACGAGGTGCCGTCGGTGAACTCGATAGTCTCGTTGGCCCACCGAACCACGTCGGTCGAGACGAACTTAGTCTTCGCCTTGCGGGTCTCGTCGACCTGCACGACCGCACAGCCGGCGGGGCCGGCCTCTTCCGGCGAGCGGCCCTGCGGGGTGCCCGGAAAGTGGGCCACGCCCGGCTCGTGGTCGACCGTCGCGCGGCGGTGGCGGCCGCCGAGCGCCATGTAGTGGACGCGGTCGCCCTCCTTGCCGGGGGCGTCGCTCGTGCCGTGGGCGACGCCGACCGTGAACAACCCGTGCGCGTCGCGGTGGAAGCCGCTGGCGTTGACCACGCCGTCCTCGTCGCAGCTCATCCCCTGCACCTTGGCGATGACCTTGCCGTCGCGGACGAGGTCGTGCTGGCCGACCTTGCCGACCGGGAACATGTGCACGTTCTCCGGCAGCGGCGTGCTGGGGGGCCACAGCTCCGGGCGGTCGACGCGGCCGCCGGCCCAGAAAACCGGGATGCCGCGGGCCTCGAGCCGGCGGAATTGTTCTAGCAGGAACACCACCGACCGCGGTCCGGCCAGCGGGATGTCGACCACGTCGCCCGCGAGCAGCAGCGCGTCGGCGTTTTCGGTGAGCGCGGTCTCGAAGACCTGCTCCGCCGCGTGGTACGGCGCGTCGCGCAGCAGCTCGCGGAGGTGTTCGGGGATGCTCGTCAGCCCAGAAAGCGGCTGCTCGAGGTGCAGGTCGCTCGCGTGAACGAACCGCATTGGCTTGTGCGACATCGACGCCTCCCTGCGTGCGTTTGTGGCCGGTTCGGCTGTTCGCTATCCCTGCGAGCGCGCATGCCTGACCAATGAATCCCCCGCAGTTTACCCCTTGGCTCCCGATCCACCAACTTCAAAAGACCGGTTCGCACGAAGGTTCGCCGAGAGAATCTCAGGCGGCTGCCCGAGTGCTAGCACCCTGCGGCCGAACAAACAGGCCACAGCCGGCCGCGCGAGTGCACAATCTGCTCGACCCGGACACCGTAGAGCCGAGACAACAGCTCCTCCGTGACCACCTCCGCGGTCGGCCCGGCCGCGGCGATCTGCCCCTGGTCCATCACCAGCGTCTGCTCCACGCCCGGCATGATCTCCTCGACGTGGTGGGTCACCATCAAGAGCGAAGGGGAACGCTCGTCCCGCAGCTGCGACTCGAGCCACGCCAGGAACCGTTCGCGGGCGCCGGGGTCCATTCCGGCGCACGGCTCGTCGAGCACCAGCAGCCACGGGTCGGTCATCCGGGCGCGGGCGACCAGCACCTTCTGCCGCTCGCCCTGTGACAGCACCCGCCACGGGGAGTCGACGATGGCGCCGCAGCCGATGTCGCGGAGCACCTGCTCGGCCTGCTCGTAGTGGGACGAGGTTGGGTCGACCTGTCCGATCAGCCGCAGGCCGATCTGGCCGATAGCGCCCGACGCCGCGATCTGCAGCGCCGACTGGTCAGGGGGGACGCGCGCGAGCATCTCGACGCCGACCCAGCCCATCCGGCTGCGGAGCGCGGTCAGGTCCGCCAGCTCCTGGCCGCCGCGGAGCACCTTGCCCGAGGTCGGCCACTCGTAGCCGCAGGCGACCCGCAGCAGGGTGGTCTTGCCACAGCCGTTGGGGCCCAGCACGGCCCAGTGCTCGCCCGGCATCAGCCGCCAGTCGACGCCGGTGAGGATGGGCGTCTGGCCC
This window harbors:
- a CDS encoding lysylphosphatidylglycerol synthase transmembrane domain-containing protein, with the protein product MAAGPSPHPVDNRPAAPHQPPIRWVKRGIEATVLAVVLLAFGQTLSDAARGLSASPLRPSLPVAVLSALVYAASMLPISLYWRRVLAAWGQPAAPGPVLRAYYMGNLGKYVPGKAMVVVLRTRAVRALGGQTAPIAASVFVETLTLMAVGGVLAGLLLLVPGLAMEQPWWTKLLAFGLAVGSAGPICPPVMNRLIAFIQRRRNPDQAEPPRLTWRLFSVGWLAAAASWVGMALSLWLAVRSVVDTFPPSGVNLLACLLAVTLPVVAGFLSLIPGGLLVRDGLMVALLAPAAGPEPALAATVLVRLAWIGSEALVCGILAAAGVARRSQ
- a CDS encoding glycosyltransferase family 2 protein, whose product is MTSVSIVVPVYNEAESLRELLRQISEVAAARDYVVQVVFADDGSTDGSWEVIDELAEQDSRVLGVRLRRNFGKAAALSAGFEAAVHPFVVTMDGDLQDDPAEIPRLLKQIDRDQGGAYDVVSGWKQVRHDPLHKTAPSKVFNWLVSKSTGVKLNDHNCGLKAYRREVLNEVCLYGELHRFVPVLAAARGFKVTESVVNHRERKHGASKYGASRLVKGLLDILTVHFITGYAQRPQHMLGGFGLGSFLLGLLGLVYLACRWVLSRVIAGWEPIALHESPAMYYSLGFLMIGTQFLAIGLLGEMITARLSRSEDHYSIAEFTDPKKSEPQKSDANAPTPGNA
- a CDS encoding AAA family ATPase, which codes for MRITDLHVDGFGVWHDLRLKKLSPEITVFYGPNEAGKTTLMQFMRTMLYGVSAERRERYLPPREGGKPGGRMGFTSDAGVFEATRYAERDKDDRGRVTVFRPDGETEGDRLLREALDGVDEPTYTNVFSVGLDEIQTIGALSGDEVAKAIYRLTSGLDRVSLYDVIQGLRSSRKQLLESPEATSVIGDLIGRRDELMKSISDLSAQGRRWSKIAVEIDEIGARVGDARSRLKEAERAARRVEIAINLKPQWSERARIDERLLGYADLHVLGDNAIEELDALNGEIEEHARQRDILRGQRRQIRQEADELGVNEVLMRSCCRLDALSEQGEWIEALEREADHGDAELNQLTARIHSENARLAALWSHDPEEAPVLTRETVDELEPQGRAIAEAEKNLAEARESLDRRRSSERNYQAKIETAVAAGGKMGLPSDINEAGELVARLRRRQQAENKLELAERHARELEEQSFELEDRQVIPLEGFFFMGGLFMVGVIISWWWLTHADTAFKELGGGFFAFLGFVLAVSVWLYKYYREDNAAEELDGCERQMEVAAKQIKEAEQDLKAVGAELKIADGSASLQLQHAERHLAELERTLPIETQRRQANEEVAAAEAEHDAAKHRLADALARWSAALASLGLPDSISPKDLVAMAHQYEQLAEWQLKAENRQDEVDRRAREYERVTQRITSLAEEADLVVEDATPLEQLEALLSERRLQQSRIDHRKKLMERGKSLREKQQRRVAEIESLEGRRDSLFRTARCEDEDAYRRLADKLAEAAELRDRRQRVTGEISAAIGRLGVEDDFAPMLAPEKIGQLESEWQSLTEQHETIEAELRDLQTQEGALAEQQKLLGEDVTIADRRMELGEVEAQLAQAGERWRERAVIGQMLELIRSDYEANRQPETLVEASRYMNQLTSGRYTRVWTPLANDILLVDNADGQSIGVEALSRGTREQLFLSVRLALVAMYARQGIQLPMVLDDILVNFDAGRSRTAAKVMIDFAKAGHQLFVFTCHEHVWEIFKSLNADVRRLPSRYDELVVEEVPEAEEPVVDEVVAEEIVEKILEEVVEEVVESPEPEPIEAHYLDLTPVERVEEFEELDAVYEELAPRSEVVVESVIEREAPLSTPRVDLEEIEYRWDDPEDAAAEAVEIGETADELDVYAVVRR
- a CDS encoding metallophosphoesterase family protein, which codes for MSHKPMRFVHASDLHLEQPLSGLTSIPEHLRELLRDAPYHAAEQVFETALTENADALLLAGDVVDIPLAGPRSVVFLLEQFRRLEARGIPVFWAGGRVDRPELWPPSTPLPENVHMFPVGKVGQHDLVRDGKVIAKVQGMSCDEDGVVNASGFHRDAHGLFTVGVAHGTSDAPGKEGDRVHYMALGGRHRRATVDHEPGVAHFPGTPQGRSPEEAGPAGCAVVQVDETRKAKTKFVSTDVVRWANETIEFTDGTSSEQLRGRMRERLEKLRKSTQDIDHLVSWKLRGAGPLLAKLRADGLCQELLDDLQKFDGRQQPACWSYEVICQDRFVAPHEWMDQETILGDLLRQFNLLRNSEAFVLDMRDMLPKPLPDATLAKLATIRPQDKQELLDRAEKLGVALLTE
- a CDS encoding ABC transporter ATP-binding protein; translated protein: MNPLIELRGVGYQQGQTPILTGVDWRLMPGEHWAVLGPNGCGKTTLLRVACGYEWPTSGKVLRGGQELADLTALRSRMGWVGVEMLARVPPDQSALQIAASGAIGQIGLRLIGQVDPTSSHYEQAEQVLRDIGCGAIVDSPWRVLSQGERQKVLVARARMTDPWLLVLDEPCAGMDPGARERFLAWLESQLRDERSPSLLMVTHHVEEIMPGVEQTLVMDQGQIAAAGPTAEVVTEELLSRLYGVRVEQIVHSRGRLWPVCSAAGC